A portion of the Pseudomonas protegens CHA0 genome contains these proteins:
- a CDS encoding FkbM family methyltransferase: MSDLNTLSQQLAEALQELKALSERQIHFETILLNKGLSTEDVGSFNPLLRRNFVSNADAAQQKHLMHTWKHNSPRVLEPSDLVESGFRAFSQNDEDGILLRLFTHIGCTNRYVIEIGSNCSDSDVGIPENLSTNLLVNHGWHGTIFELDATECSRMRYFFARTASTRHYHWTREGETEYYSPKIVQQAISPENINGLLMANNPEPEPDLFIIDIDGGDFAVMENLRDIRPRVIVVEFEKRFRERHSVVQRDREQFNRRWQQSGAASLTAWTTLLKPKGYELCAVGTCCFNAFFVREDIAKGNLTALNPKEAFDSHPVFSAIDDAFWLMPDESWQPF, encoded by the coding sequence ATGTCTGATCTCAATACACTGTCCCAACAGCTCGCAGAAGCCCTGCAAGAATTGAAGGCTTTGAGCGAGCGTCAGATTCACTTTGAAACGATTCTTCTGAACAAAGGCCTTTCGACTGAGGACGTAGGAAGTTTTAACCCCCTACTACGTCGCAATTTCGTCAGCAATGCTGACGCAGCCCAACAAAAGCACTTGATGCATACGTGGAAACATAACTCCCCAAGAGTGCTTGAGCCTTCAGACTTGGTGGAAAGCGGGTTTCGTGCGTTTTCGCAAAATGATGAAGACGGAATCTTGTTGCGCTTATTCACACATATTGGCTGCACCAATCGCTATGTCATCGAAATTGGCAGCAACTGCAGCGATTCTGATGTGGGGATTCCGGAAAACCTGTCGACAAATTTGCTGGTCAATCATGGCTGGCATGGAACAATTTTTGAACTCGATGCAACTGAGTGCAGCAGAATGCGTTACTTTTTCGCGCGCACAGCTTCGACGCGGCATTACCATTGGACTCGAGAGGGCGAAACCGAATACTACTCGCCGAAGATCGTTCAGCAAGCCATTAGCCCGGAAAATATCAACGGCCTGCTTATGGCAAACAACCCGGAACCGGAACCCGACCTCTTCATCATCGACATCGATGGCGGTGACTTCGCAGTCATGGAAAACCTGCGTGACATCAGACCTCGCGTAATTGTCGTAGAGTTTGAAAAGCGCTTTCGCGAACGGCACAGCGTCGTCCAGCGTGACCGAGAGCAATTCAACCGTAGATGGCAGCAATCAGGGGCAGCAAGCCTGACCGCCTGGACGACCCTTCTGAAGCCAAAGGGCTACGAACTCTGCGCAGTGGGAACCTGCTGCTTCAATGCTTTCTTCGTACGCGAAGACATCGCCAAAGGCAATTTGACTGCTCTGAATCCAAAAGAAGCATTTGACTCCCATCCAGTATTTTCAGCGATTGATGATGCTTTCTGGCTTATGCCTGACGAAAGCTGGCAACCATTTTAA
- a CDS encoding ABC transporter ATP-binding protein, producing the protein MSSNEFAIRVEAVSKRFEIFEHPRDQLKQFVYPRLRRLLRRPSRNYFKEFWALREIFLEVRKGESCAIVGLNGSGKSTLLQIITGTLTPTTGKVSINGRVAALLELGSGFNPEFSGRENVYMNGALLGFSRREIEAKIPDIEAFADIGEHFEQAVSSYSSGMQMRVAFAVSTAFEPDILIIDEALAVGDAYFQQKCFQRLESFRARGGTLLFVSHDANTVKHICNKALLLSHGRTLSFGAPRDVIDLYQGLVAKKTDMSSGEVSIDQSIAPATESLEAIERPKAWTKATTITTNGDAELIDFALLNAENQPVTHIESETQLTVRYVVKLNKDFERPAYGLIVRDRLGRSIFETSTFALQMPEAPCEEGAQVLVRFNLNLNLKAGQYSFSVGVANKGFSRSEFEEYSLLMHDVEQLQVTESPLAAFYGGIFNMHPVVSVDLLEEKQNV; encoded by the coding sequence ATGTCCTCTAATGAATTCGCAATTCGTGTGGAAGCCGTTTCCAAGCGATTCGAAATATTCGAACACCCTCGTGATCAACTCAAGCAATTCGTTTACCCGAGGTTGCGTCGCCTGCTCCGCAGGCCAAGTCGTAACTACTTCAAGGAATTCTGGGCTCTTCGCGAAATTTTCCTTGAAGTTCGCAAAGGCGAGTCCTGTGCAATCGTCGGACTGAACGGCAGCGGTAAAAGCACTCTCTTGCAAATCATCACCGGCACCCTCACCCCCACTACAGGTAAGGTGAGCATCAACGGTCGTGTAGCTGCTTTACTTGAACTGGGGTCAGGCTTCAATCCTGAGTTCAGCGGCCGCGAAAATGTTTATATGAACGGAGCACTACTGGGCTTCAGCCGTCGTGAAATCGAAGCAAAAATACCCGACATAGAGGCGTTTGCTGATATTGGCGAGCACTTCGAACAAGCCGTTTCATCGTATTCCAGTGGCATGCAAATGCGTGTCGCCTTCGCCGTTTCGACGGCGTTCGAGCCCGACATTTTGATTATTGATGAGGCGTTGGCGGTAGGCGATGCCTACTTTCAGCAAAAGTGTTTCCAACGCCTGGAAAGCTTTCGCGCACGCGGGGGGACGTTACTGTTCGTGTCCCATGATGCCAACACGGTCAAACACATTTGCAACAAGGCTTTGCTACTGAGCCATGGCCGAACACTCAGTTTTGGTGCACCTCGAGACGTGATCGATTTGTATCAAGGGTTGGTCGCCAAAAAAACCGACATGAGTAGCGGCGAGGTATCTATCGATCAGAGCATTGCTCCTGCAACTGAGAGCCTCGAAGCGATTGAGCGCCCCAAGGCGTGGACAAAAGCTACAACCATCACGACCAACGGCGACGCCGAACTTATCGACTTCGCCCTCCTGAACGCCGAAAACCAGCCTGTCACCCACATTGAAAGCGAAACTCAGTTAACCGTTCGATACGTGGTTAAACTGAACAAGGACTTCGAGCGCCCTGCCTATGGCCTTATAGTCAGGGACCGTTTGGGACGCTCGATATTTGAGACCAGCACTTTTGCCTTGCAAATGCCCGAAGCGCCATGCGAAGAAGGCGCCCAGGTCCTCGTAAGATTCAACCTCAATCTGAATCTAAAGGCGGGTCAATATTCATTTTCGGTGGGTGTTGCAAATAAAGGTTTCTCTAGAAGCGAATTTGAAGAGTACAGCTTGCTAATGCATGACGTTGAACAGCTGCAGGTTACAGAATCGCCGCTGGCAGCGTTCTATGGCGGGATTTTCAATATGCACCCGGTTGTCTCAGTGGATTTATTGGAAGAAAAACAAAATGTCTGA
- a CDS encoding ABC transporter permease, whose product MNPHSPAPVSLLSLIKSVWSNWHLIQQMTKRDVIGRYKGSMMGILWSFANPILLLVIYTLVFSVVFKARWGTGEPGSKGEFAILLFTGMIVHSLFAETLTRAPTLILSNVSYVKKVVFPLEILPIIAMGTSFFHALVSIGVLLVAQLLVHGTIPWTVVFLPLVIAPLIVLSLGLAWILASLGVYLRDVAHPIGLLMTLLLFASPVFYPISALPVEIQPWLMLNPLTFIIEQARAILISGSMPNFAGLAVYAVVALSFAWAGYGWFQKTRKGFANVL is encoded by the coding sequence ATGAACCCGCACTCACCCGCCCCCGTCTCGCTGTTGTCACTGATCAAAAGCGTTTGGTCAAACTGGCACCTGATCCAGCAAATGACCAAACGGGATGTCATCGGACGATACAAAGGTTCGATGATGGGTATTCTGTGGTCATTCGCGAACCCGATACTGTTGCTGGTGATTTACACGCTGGTCTTTTCAGTCGTGTTCAAGGCTCGCTGGGGAACTGGCGAGCCTGGCAGCAAAGGTGAGTTTGCGATTCTGCTATTCACCGGAATGATCGTTCACAGCTTGTTTGCCGAGACATTGACTCGGGCCCCCACGCTAATTTTGAGCAACGTAAGTTACGTAAAGAAGGTGGTCTTCCCTCTGGAGATTCTCCCTATCATTGCCATGGGCACCTCCTTCTTCCACGCGTTGGTCAGTATTGGCGTATTGTTGGTCGCACAACTTCTGGTTCACGGCACCATCCCCTGGACAGTCGTTTTTCTGCCACTGGTGATAGCACCGCTGATCGTGCTGTCTTTAGGCCTGGCCTGGATACTTGCATCGCTTGGGGTGTATTTACGCGATGTCGCCCACCCCATTGGTCTGCTTATGACCTTGCTGCTGTTCGCCTCTCCGGTTTTTTACCCCATTTCCGCTCTACCCGTCGAAATCCAACCTTGGCTGATGCTCAATCCCCTCACCTTCATTATCGAGCAAGCCCGAGCGATACTAATCAGTGGTTCAATGCCTAACTTCGCTGGCCTGGCAGTTTATGCTGTTGTGGCCTTGAGCTTTGCTTGGGCGGGATATGGCTGGTTCCAGAAGACCAGAAAAGGATTCGCGAATGTCCTCTAA
- a CDS encoding glycosyltransferase, with product MNNDFPLPEGLFGRFGVVKLWPGIKTAEDECIARLKLAAKAIGVECVEILADGGFVSAPDIKASKANVDFVIHLHYDTPKRYDAFSFVALWNPLKFYHEWGYQRCSRNLTTHDDFLSCSSIAADDHVARMVRGATTHLPAHFKLYHSTPQIVHEPSLGDGKLFYAGINWEAIVSSRQSRQQEVLKRLDPTGLLKIYGPTIFQGVRVWEGYQSYVREIPFDGNSMINEIAKAGAALVLSSQAHRDSEMMSNRLFETIAAGTLVICDENPFAQKFFGDSLLYIDSRSPMEQIYGDITAHLSWIKSNPEEAMAKIKKAQAIFNGHYSLIGSLKELYSGLKERKQQLVTRHLGTEGEKTHISLNLLMPEYSTAALKAHVESVRHQDYRNFTATLVIDKVIAGSLKPEISRILSASPIPIQIKEVEAYRYGIHPGIKSKRPLGEILQELVNDAAESDAIIFVAPNEKLFFNHLTVLAGALQRDDQVNCAATAVIMDDGHSPVHTVHELIDFGHVDAAGPPGYGRFIFRTASLPADLGIALHYLDGRPLAAMISGKIKHLLPATVTLDIRQSFPERTWDEAAETELIKDFNPGVLKVSAGFYMPEVPAPVVVESPRQHIARLFLNKAWVKAQIQAIKTQGFRARFEILKRKLR from the coding sequence ATGAACAATGATTTCCCTCTGCCCGAGGGTTTATTTGGTCGCTTCGGAGTTGTAAAACTTTGGCCAGGTATTAAAACCGCAGAAGATGAGTGCATCGCACGTCTGAAGCTGGCAGCCAAAGCCATTGGGGTTGAATGCGTTGAAATCCTCGCCGATGGCGGCTTCGTCTCCGCTCCGGACATAAAAGCGTCCAAGGCGAATGTCGATTTTGTGATTCACCTCCACTACGACACCCCAAAGCGCTACGACGCATTTTCCTTTGTCGCACTCTGGAACCCGCTGAAGTTCTACCATGAGTGGGGCTATCAACGTTGCTCGCGCAACCTGACCACGCACGATGACTTCCTCAGTTGCAGCTCCATTGCCGCCGATGACCATGTGGCCCGAATGGTACGTGGCGCTACGACGCACTTACCCGCACACTTCAAGCTGTACCACTCCACCCCCCAGATCGTACATGAACCTTCGTTGGGTGACGGCAAACTGTTCTACGCCGGTATTAACTGGGAAGCGATCGTCAGCAGTCGTCAATCGCGCCAGCAGGAAGTGCTCAAGCGACTCGACCCTACCGGTCTGCTGAAAATCTACGGCCCAACTATTTTTCAGGGCGTACGTGTCTGGGAAGGTTATCAGAGCTACGTTCGAGAGATTCCGTTCGACGGAAACTCCATGATCAACGAGATCGCCAAAGCGGGGGCGGCACTGGTACTGTCCTCCCAGGCCCACCGCGACTCGGAAATGATGTCGAACCGTCTGTTCGAAACCATTGCTGCTGGCACCCTTGTCATCTGCGACGAGAATCCTTTCGCGCAAAAATTCTTTGGCGATTCACTTCTTTATATCGACAGCCGGTCTCCGATGGAGCAGATCTACGGCGATATCACAGCCCACCTCAGCTGGATAAAAAGCAATCCCGAAGAGGCCATGGCCAAGATCAAAAAGGCACAGGCTATCTTCAACGGCCATTACTCGCTGATCGGCAGCTTGAAGGAACTGTACAGTGGCTTGAAGGAGCGCAAGCAACAATTAGTCACACGACATCTTGGGACCGAAGGCGAAAAAACACATATCAGCCTAAACCTCTTGATGCCCGAGTACTCTACTGCGGCTCTGAAAGCACACGTCGAAAGTGTCCGCCATCAGGATTACAGAAACTTCACCGCCACGCTGGTCATCGATAAGGTAATCGCTGGCAGCCTGAAACCGGAAATTTCAAGAATCCTCAGCGCCTCGCCTATCCCGATTCAGATAAAGGAAGTTGAAGCCTACAGGTACGGCATTCATCCTGGAATCAAGAGCAAACGTCCGCTAGGAGAAATTCTTCAGGAACTGGTAAACGACGCAGCGGAATCCGACGCGATCATATTTGTCGCACCGAATGAAAAGCTGTTCTTCAACCACCTGACCGTTCTAGCTGGCGCCTTGCAACGCGACGATCAAGTGAACTGCGCGGCAACCGCGGTGATCATGGACGATGGTCACTCGCCCGTGCATACCGTTCACGAGTTGATCGACTTTGGTCATGTGGACGCTGCCGGCCCACCCGGATATGGCCGCTTCATTTTCAGGACTGCGTCGCTCCCTGCCGACCTGGGTATCGCACTCCATTATCTTGACGGGCGGCCACTGGCGGCAATGATCAGCGGTAAAATCAAGCACCTGCTGCCTGCTACCGTCACATTGGATATCCGTCAGTCGTTCCCCGAAAGAACTTGGGATGAGGCCGCCGAAACCGAACTAATCAAGGATTTCAATCCTGGAGTACTTAAGGTTTCGGCAGGGTTCTACATGCCTGAAGTACCCGCCCCTGTCGTCGTAGAGTCGCCGCGGCAGCACATCGCCCGGCTGTTCCTTAACAAGGCATGGGTCAAGGCTCAGATCCAGGCGATCAAGACCCAAGGCTTCAGGGCTCGCTTTGAAATACTGAAGCGGAAGCTGAGATGA
- a CDS encoding GDP-L-fucose synthase family protein, whose translation MSATSVKASVQGSVPHFAGKKVWITGHKGMLGSAVVRNFKDEDAQLLLTSRADLDLTNQAAVYDWMAEHRPDYIFHVGAKVGGIHANATLPASFIYDNLMIQTNVISGAHKFGTKKLLFVATNCTYPKNAAQPITEETLLTGPLEDSIRAYAVSKIAGIEMCRAYRKQYGCDFVSVIPPNLYGPGDNYHSQHSHVVAGILRRTHAAKVLQQKEFVVWGDGTPRRELLHVDDLADAMKCVMLAPTTDDLYNIGCNHDIAIADLAAMIAEVVGYEGKIVYDTNKPNGTIRKLLDSSKIRALGWKPKIDEKTGLKSAYEDFLNLLESPTPDARIDI comes from the coding sequence ATGTCTGCAACAAGCGTCAAGGCATCAGTACAGGGTTCCGTACCACACTTCGCCGGAAAAAAAGTTTGGATTACAGGGCACAAAGGAATGCTTGGCTCTGCTGTAGTCCGGAATTTTAAAGACGAGGATGCCCAACTACTGCTGACGTCTAGGGCCGATTTGGATCTTACCAACCAGGCTGCTGTATACGATTGGATGGCAGAGCACCGCCCGGACTATATCTTTCATGTCGGCGCCAAGGTCGGCGGCATTCATGCCAACGCAACGCTGCCTGCATCGTTCATTTACGACAACTTGATGATTCAAACGAACGTCATCTCTGGCGCTCACAAGTTCGGGACCAAAAAATTACTCTTTGTCGCCACCAACTGCACCTATCCCAAAAATGCAGCACAACCTATTACCGAAGAGACGCTACTCACGGGCCCTTTGGAAGATAGTATCCGCGCGTACGCTGTCAGCAAAATTGCTGGCATTGAAATGTGCCGGGCCTACCGCAAACAATATGGCTGTGACTTCGTCTCCGTTATCCCGCCAAATCTTTATGGCCCCGGCGACAACTACCACTCTCAACACAGCCATGTCGTTGCGGGAATTCTCCGTCGTACGCATGCGGCCAAAGTCCTGCAGCAGAAAGAGTTCGTCGTTTGGGGCGATGGCACTCCACGACGCGAGCTCCTGCATGTTGACGACCTTGCCGACGCAATGAAGTGCGTAATGCTCGCGCCAACCACTGACGACCTCTACAACATCGGCTGTAATCACGATATCGCCATCGCCGACCTTGCTGCGATGATTGCGGAGGTCGTCGGCTATGAGGGAAAAATCGTTTACGACACGAACAAACCAAATGGCACTATCCGCAAGCTACTGGATAGCAGCAAGATTAGAGCGCTTGGATGGAAACCTAAAATTGATGAAAAAACAGGGCTCAAAAGCGCCTACGAGGACTTCTTGAACTTGCTTGAGTCGCCGACCCCGGACGCACGTATCGACATCTGA
- a CDS encoding acyltransferase family protein gives MKYRSDIDGLRAIAVLSVVIFHLNVGLLPGGFVGVDIFFVISGYLISKIIYAETSNDSFSIANFYVRRARRILPAFLSVIVTTSIAAYCLQYPSELANYAKSAIASALFSANIYFYATLNYFSPSADEIPLLHLWSLGIEEQFYIFFPLIILGLSKVSKRLIPATIVIMLAVSLFFSQQLLSTNPTASFYLLPFRAFELLIGSLIALPALHLKKPPIISLCLFALGMAGLAYPIFFYNSQTPFPGIAAALPCLGAALIIMAGEQGDRMSMLLGSRPMVFVGKISYSLYLVHWPLIVFAKRAFPNADKEIAALVIFAMAILLAWLNYKLIEQTFRYAKKQWTPAHILSVASMSLCLVVAIGWFVSHKHGFPSSSQSRIDQVLTTMSYNPTKDYQAGECFLDPDQDPAKTDLLRCVPSGKNKTALLWGDSHAAHLYMGLRKTLGEHNISLGQLTASACAPILGMDMPARPYCKNANEIFLKKIEAARPDILIITAGWPISPEYMASLDRTLDKVDTLNLTKVVVIGEAPLFKRSVPLIMIERIKGKMFNFNSSNDVDWEVMQRSEAAVSEVVSHHNRIAYVSLTKAVCPNGSCPMASPDEKPLIYDIVHLTPEGSGLYAKEITPLIVN, from the coding sequence ATGAAGTACCGTTCAGATATTGATGGACTCCGGGCGATAGCCGTCCTGAGTGTGGTGATTTTCCATTTGAATGTCGGATTACTTCCTGGCGGATTTGTCGGGGTCGACATATTTTTCGTGATTTCTGGCTACCTTATTTCGAAGATCATCTACGCAGAGACTAGCAACGACTCATTCTCCATCGCGAATTTCTACGTAAGACGAGCACGCCGGATCCTGCCTGCCTTTCTGTCGGTGATAGTCACAACATCGATTGCCGCCTATTGCCTACAGTATCCAAGTGAACTTGCAAACTACGCAAAATCCGCTATCGCCTCAGCGCTTTTCTCCGCAAACATCTACTTCTATGCCACCCTCAATTATTTTTCGCCCTCCGCGGATGAGATTCCGCTTCTGCACCTTTGGTCACTTGGTATCGAGGAGCAATTCTATATCTTCTTCCCGTTAATCATCCTGGGACTTTCGAAAGTTTCAAAACGGTTGATACCCGCAACCATCGTTATCATGCTGGCTGTATCGTTGTTTTTCTCGCAGCAATTACTCTCTACAAACCCAACCGCGTCGTTTTATCTTCTGCCGTTTCGTGCATTCGAGCTTCTTATCGGGAGTTTGATTGCACTTCCCGCGCTACACCTAAAAAAACCTCCGATAATCTCGCTATGCCTGTTTGCGCTGGGCATGGCCGGATTGGCTTACCCAATATTCTTCTACAATAGTCAAACCCCGTTCCCTGGAATCGCCGCAGCCCTACCGTGCTTAGGCGCAGCGCTCATTATCATGGCTGGCGAGCAAGGCGACAGGATGTCGATGCTCTTGGGCTCCCGACCGATGGTATTCGTGGGAAAAATATCGTACTCCCTGTATCTCGTTCACTGGCCTTTGATTGTATTCGCCAAACGCGCATTCCCTAATGCAGACAAAGAGATCGCCGCACTGGTGATTTTTGCAATGGCCATTCTTTTAGCTTGGTTAAATTACAAACTGATTGAGCAAACTTTCCGTTACGCAAAAAAGCAATGGACGCCTGCACACATCTTGTCAGTCGCATCTATGTCTCTTTGCCTAGTGGTAGCCATAGGATGGTTCGTCTCACACAAACACGGCTTCCCCTCATCTTCCCAAAGTCGAATCGATCAAGTGCTTACGACGATGTCCTACAATCCAACCAAGGATTATCAAGCAGGGGAATGTTTTCTAGACCCGGATCAAGATCCCGCTAAAACGGACCTCCTACGTTGTGTGCCCTCTGGAAAAAATAAAACGGCGCTTCTTTGGGGAGACAGTCATGCCGCACACCTCTATATGGGGCTACGTAAAACACTTGGCGAACATAACATCTCACTTGGGCAGTTAACGGCCTCAGCATGTGCTCCGATTCTAGGCATGGATATGCCGGCACGCCCTTACTGCAAGAATGCAAACGAAATATTCTTAAAAAAAATCGAGGCCGCTCGACCCGATATTCTAATCATTACTGCCGGCTGGCCGATATCGCCCGAATACATGGCGTCCTTAGATCGAACGCTGGATAAAGTAGACACCTTGAACTTGACTAAAGTGGTTGTAATAGGTGAAGCGCCACTTTTCAAACGCAGCGTTCCCTTGATCATGATTGAAAGGATAAAAGGCAAGATGTTCAACTTCAACTCGTCAAATGATGTTGATTGGGAGGTCATGCAACGGTCCGAGGCTGCCGTCAGTGAGGTGGTCTCTCATCACAACCGTATTGCTTATGTATCACTGACAAAAGCGGTATGCCCTAACGGGTCCTGCCCAATGGCATCTCCCGATGAAAAACCCCTGATCTATGACATCGTGCACCTGACACCAGAAGGATCAGGTCTATACGCCAAGGAAATAACACCGTTGATCGTAAATTAA